Within the Bacteroidia bacterium genome, the region AGTAAGAATAGATTATGATTCCTGATCCAAAGGGATCGTTCGGCTCACGTCGGTGAACGTACCGGAGCTGGCTTCCGTTACGTGCGCCATGACTAATTCTCCGTTTCCCCCGTAAAAAAAACGGGCGCGGTAATTTTCATGTTCACCTGTTTTTCTCTTCTCTTCTATTAGTTGCCCCGATTCATTATAGCTAAAGTAGGAGCTCACATTCTTTTGCATAGTGGAATAATGCGACTCGGTGATCTTGCCCTGTTCGTTCTGCACTTTCCGGTGGGAGGCGAAACGGCTTCCTTTTCCGTCGTAGGTAATATATCCGCCCGTTGAATACACGGTGCGATACACGACTCCGGATGGAATCTCACGCTGGATTTCCTCCGTAAGGATCCACTCATTCCCCTCCTTTGAATAGCTGAATGAAAAATCTTCTCCGGATTCCATCAGAATATCCCGTACCTCACGTGTGATCAGGTTTCCGTTCTCCCAGGTCTGAAGTTCATATCCCTCCTCTGTTCCTTCTTCATCCCGGATACTCTTTCTGAGCAGATTTCCTTCTGCGTTGTAAGTATATTCCGTAATCTGTTTACCTCCTTCCGCATAAACCTTTGTTTCCGTGAGCGGCCGGCCCGATTCATTGTAAACGATGCTCGTATCCTCCGTCAGCTCACCTGCCAGACTGTGCTGATGGCCTGTAATTAGTCCTCTTTCGTTAAACACAAAAACATCCGACTCATTCACATTTCCATCTGCATCATAATCCTCTTTCCGCACCAGATTCCCGGCTCCGTCGTACCATTTTGCCTCGAGCAGAAAGGCGTCCTCCATATCCGGTGAGTCTCCCAACTCCTCCGGTGTACGGTCGGGAAAGCGATAGGAACGATGAATGCTATTTTTTGGCGATTCCACGCACGGTAAAAGTAACATTTCTCCCGTGTATTCAGGAGGCAGAACTTTTTTACATTTGCCAAAACCCGTCCGATATGCGCACACTGCACTTTCTCATAATACCTGCCGTTTTTATCGCAGGGTGTTCCACCGAACCTTCCTCCGAAGCATACACTTACCCTGATACCCGAAAGGTGGACACGGTTACCGATTATTTCGGAACAAAAATTACGGATCCCTACCGGTGGCTGGAAGACGACAATTCGGAAGAAACCAGGCAATGGGTCATCGCACAAAACAAAGTGACCGATTCCTTCCTGGCAAAAATCCCGTACCGCGAGGAGATCCGCAAGCGCCTGACCGGCATCTGGAATTATGAAAAATTCAGCGCTCCCTTTAAAAAAGGAAAATACTACTTCTACTATAAGAATAATGGTATTCAGAACCAGAGTGTACTTTATTACCGGGAAGGAATTGGGGGAGAAGAAAAAATGCTGCTTGATCCCAATGCGCTGTCAGCCGACGGCACTGTGTCTCTTGCAGGCATTGCGTTTTCGAAAGGAGCCCGCTATATGGCCTACGGAATCAGCAAAGCAGGGAGCGATTGGAATGAATGGTACGTGATGGAAGTAGCTACAGGTAAGAAACTGGATGATAAACTGGAATGGATCAAGTTTTCCGGGGTAGCCTGGATGGGAGACGGATTTTATTACTCGCGCTATGAAAAGCCGGCCGAAGGGGATGCACTGAAAGGCAAAAACACCAATAACCGGCTCTATTTTCACAGGCTGGGGGATGCGCAGGAAAAGGATGAACTCATTTATGAAGATACGGAACATACGCTGTGGAGTTTCAGTCCTCAGGTGACGGACGATGAGAAGTGGCTGATCGTCTACATCTCAGAATCCACATCCGGCAACGCCGTGATGATCCGGCCATTAATAGCAAAAGGACCCTGGATACATCTGGTAGAGAATTTCGAAAATGAGTACGGATTTATCGATCATGTGAATGGCGGTCTGCTGTGCATCACAAATAAAAATGCACCCATGAATAAACTGGTACGCATCAACCCATCCCAAAAGGAAGAAAACAACTGGATCACCATTCTGCCGGAGAAAAAAGAATTACTGGAATCGGTAAGTATCATGGGTGATAAACTGGTCAGCAAATACCAGGTTGATGTGACACACCGGATGTTCATTCACGGCATA harbors:
- a CDS encoding S9 family peptidase, which produces MRTLHFLIIPAVFIAGCSTEPSSEAYTYPDTRKVDTVTDYFGTKITDPYRWLEDDNSEETRQWVIAQNKVTDSFLAKIPYREEIRKRLTGIWNYEKFSAPFKKGKYYFYYKNNGIQNQSVLYYREGIGGEEKMLLDPNALSADGTVSLAGIAFSKGARYMAYGISKAGSDWNEWYVMEVATGKKLDDKLEWIKFSGVAWMGDGFYYSRYEKPAEGDALKGKNTNNRLYFHRLGDAQEKDELIYEDTEHTLWSFSPQVTDDEKWLIVYISESTSGNAVMIRPLIAKGPWIHLVENFENEYGFIDHVNGGLLCITNKNAPMNKLVRINPSQKEENNWITILPEKKELLESVSIMGDKLVSKYQVDVTHRMFIHGIDGKQTGEIPVNGLATAGSFNSDKEDSLAFYSITTFTAPATIYKYNHTTGKSTVFAKPDIDFNSEDYETKQVFFPSKDGTKIPMFITHKKGINMDGSNPCFLYGYGGFNISLTPEFRIDRAVFLEKGGIYAVANMRGGGEYGEVWHKAGTKCSKQNVFDDFIAAAEYLVREKYTSHDKLAIHGRSNGGLLIGAVLTQRPDIAKVALPVVGVLDMLRYQYFTIGRYWSVDYGTSENQEEFNCLVKYSPLHNVREIEYPCTLIMTGDHDDRVVPAHSFKFAAELQSKHKGKHPVMIRIDTNAGHGAGKPTAKQIEEFSDMWSFVFYNLGVEYK